Sequence from the Zeugodacus cucurbitae isolate PBARC_wt_2022May chromosome 2, idZeuCucr1.2, whole genome shotgun sequence genome:
taataattacacgctgtaataattttttaattgaaatttcaatcTTTTGCAGAGACGTGGCGAAGCATAAAGTCATTTCAAAGCCTAAGGAAAAAGTAAAGACTGAGTTAGTCACTGCCGCTGTGCAACGAACATTGAATTTTCCATCTTTCGATGCAGTTGTGGATTTCGACATCAATTCAGCTGCTTATCAGAAAAAGCTTAAACGTACCGGTCCCGCTTTAATATTATTACGCGTTCTTCAAGAGTTTCGAGAAGCTTTCAAGCGTGATCCTTACTATAAAACTCGTGATGCCGATGTTTCAGAATTGCAGCGTATTCGAAACGAAACAACAAGCGTGAACGCATTATCTGACGAATATTTTGAGAACGTGTTCGCTCAAGTTTCACCCGCCGCAGCAGTGGTGGGAGGTGTTTTGGCACAAGAGATTATCAAAGTCGTTTCTAAAAAGGAAGCACCTCATTGTAATGTATTTCTATTTGATCCAGATACATGTTGTGGATTCATAGAAACGATTGGTTTAAATTAACATcgtatcaataaaaataaaacaaaatatactgtaaccgaTTTTATTTTATCCGTCGGGGGTTATTTAAATtacgttttaataaaaaataagtaggAAAGTATGAGTTTCCCGCAAACTTAGTTTGCATTAGATAGGTGGTCATCGATCTCTGTGGGTGTTAAACGCCTGAAGCCTTTTTCGGTGCAGATTCCTACTTCTATGTTATCTTTAGTCATTACGCCTTCAAATCCACCTTTTAATGTACGCATGGCGTCGACTACTGCATCATCCAGTGATTGAGAAACAGAGTTGTTGGATTGCAAGTTAAATCTACAGCatattaaagattttattattattagtttaatGCCATAGAGATATGGAAATACCTTTTTTCCATATATGTTTTACAGCTTTGTGCATTTTTACCGAGGGCGGTAGCTTTCCACGCGAAAAATGCACCTGTGGGATCACATTGGAATAGATAAGGTTTTCCAGAATCCCAGCCACAAATCAGTAAAGAAACTCCAAATGGCCGCACACCTCTAAATTAGTTTTGTATTTAAGAATGAATGACGGTTAATGCTACAAATGTTCTTACCCTGACTGAGTATATTCTTGCATTACATTTGCAACTTGTTGAACTAAT
This genomic interval carries:
- the Pros25 gene encoding proteasome subunit alpha type-2: MASERYSFSLTTFSPSGKLVQLEYALAAVAAGATSVGIVASDGVVIATENKYKSPLYEEHSVHRVEPITDHIGMVYSGLVPDYRPLLKRARKMAQQYFLVYKEPMPVSQLVQQVANVMQEYTQSGGVRPFGVSLLICGWDSGKPYLFQCDPTGAFFAWKATALGKNAQSCKTYMEKRFNLQSNNSVSQSLDDAVVDAMRTLKGGFEGVMTKDNIEVGICTEKGFRRLTPTEIDDHLSNAN